One Dioscorea cayenensis subsp. rotundata cultivar TDr96_F1 chromosome 15, TDr96_F1_v2_PseudoChromosome.rev07_lg8_w22 25.fasta, whole genome shotgun sequence genomic region harbors:
- the LOC120277249 gene encoding uncharacterized protein LOC120277249: protein MRRQSNDPTVLHSSIALLQERFRKLQKVKEMREERELLRVFTDAEAEATILDNAHYESKTWFIHPELIRPTRSLQPYPSTTQLKRHSDSMELQIFDTSLSIALQSDPLIKHSSSASCFNDTEVDTTLHL, encoded by the coding sequence ATGAGGAGGCAAAGCAATGACCCCACAGTCCTGCACTCCTCCATTGCTCTCTTGCAAGAGAGATTCAGAAAACTGCAGAAAGTTAAGGAGATGAGGGAAGAGAGAGAGCTCCTGAGAGTATTCACTGATGCCGAAGCCGAAGCCACCATCCTCGACAACGCTCATTACGAGAGCAAAACATGGTTCATCCACCCTGAGCTCATACGTCCTACCAGATCTCtccaaccatatccttccaccACCCAGCTTAAGCGCCACAGTGACAGCATGGAGTTGCAGATATTTGATACCTCCCTTTCAATTGCCTTGCAGTCTGATCCGCTGATCAAGCACTCCTCCTCAGCAAGCTGTTTTAATGACACCGAAGTTGATACTACTCTTCACCTGTAA
- the LOC120277247 gene encoding DUF21 domain-containing protein At1g55930, chloroplastic-like, producing MHLSIPISSSRPPMRTLIPTVLSLQPPAGLCSVPRFTSCTSASIFREFHQRRRIIYCFPSVPQPLPYLTNKCAAHPCANGALRVRASSEFTGDRESAVERMIGVLNVSVRIGLGFVLVGIACVLLVARCQRVLAAESVADVGLRVFGSGSTTFSGAWPKVVQLLHVFRDQGLILAALLGLSAFFSMAETSITTLWPWKVRELAEKEPENGVFRMLRSDVTRFLTTILIGTTVVNIGATALVTEAATAIFGEAGVSAATGVMTVAILLLTEITPKSVAVHNATDVARFVVRPVAWLSLVLYPVGRVVTFLSMGMLKVLGLKGRSEPYVTEDELKLMLRGAEMSGAIEEEEQDMIENVLEIKDTHVREVMTPLVDVVAIDGSAKLIDFQKLWETHQYSRVPVFEERIDNIVGIAYAMDMLEYVEKVEKLKESTVRDIAHMPTYFVPDSMSVWNLLREFRIRKVHMAVVLNEYGGTVGIVTLEDVVEEIVGEIFDENDSKEEIQKKTGYIVLQEDGTFDVDANTSIDQLSEELNVKIPEGHQYETVSGFICQSFGYIPEEGAKLVVVLEKDDQEDNGEYSRTESDHLDDKETHQTFEIEVLEANERKVGKVRFKPIENEPVELEAKGISRLFSTKVVKRKKKLDKDDENNERNGDEITSPEDLDSIYLREVQIQKRFDDTNYYSPDDDKEDDHVGNYKH from the exons ATGCATCTCTCCATCCCGATTTCGTCTTCCCGACCTCCGATGCGGACGTTAATCCCCACAGTCCTATCTCTACAACCTCCGGCGGGGCTATGCTCTGTTCCCAGATTCACCAGCTGCACCAGCGCTTCCATTTTCAGAGAATTCCATCAAAGAAGAAGGATTATCTATTGTTTCCCCAGTGTACCACAGCCTTTGCCGTATCTAACGAACAAGTGCGCTGCCCATCCGTGCGCCAATGGCGCACTGCGAGTTCGAGCCTCTTCGGAGTTCACTGGTGATAGGGAGAGTGCTGTGGAGCGGATGATTGGAGTTCTTAATGTTTCTGTGAGGATAGGACTTGGTTTTGTTCTTGTTGGGATTGCATGCGTGCTACTGGTGGCGAGATGTCAAAGGGTTCTCGCGGCTGAGAGCGTCGCGGACGTTGGTTTGAGAGTGTTTGGATCCGGGAGCACTACATTTTCTGGGGCCTGGCCGAAAGTTGTACAATTACTTCATGTTTTCAGAGACCAAGGTTTGATTTTGGCGGCGCTGCTTGGCCTGTCCGCGTTCTTCTCAATGGCAGAGACTTCGATCACAACATTGTGGCCCTGGAAG GTCCGTGAATTGGCAGAAAAGGAGCCTGAAAATGGTGTCTTTAGAATGCTTCGTAGTGATGTCACTCGATTTTTGACAACCATTCTGATTGGCACAAc TGTGGTCAATATTGGTGCAACAGCACTTGTGACAGAGGCCGCAACTGCAATTTTTGGTGAAGCTGGAGTTAGTGCTGCAACTGGAGTTATGACT GTTGCTATCTTGTTACTCACAGAAATAACTCCTAAAAGTGTGGCTGTTCACAATGCTACAGATGTTGCCAGGTTTGTTGTTAG GCCGGTTGCATGGCTTTCCTTAGTGCTGTATCCAGTTGGAAGAGTTGTTACTTTTTTATCGATGGGTATGCTGAAAGTGCTAGGTCTGAAAGGTAGAAG TGAGCCATATGTCACAGAAGATGAACTGAAGTTGATGCTGCGAGGTGCTGAGATGAGTGGTGCAATAGAAGAGGAGGAACAG GACATGATTGAAAACGTGCTAGAGATAAAGGACACTCATGTCAGAGAAGTGATGACACCCCTTGTTGATGTAGTTGCAATAGATGGCAGTGCAAAACTTATTGATTTCCAAAAGTTATGGGAGACTCATCAATACTCAAG GGTGCCTGTATTTGAAGAACGGATTGACAATATTGTTGGAATTGCATATGCAATGGACATGCTAGAATATGTTGAAAAG GTTGAGAAGCTAAAAGAATCAACAGTAAGAGACATTGCACACATGCCTACCTACTTTGTGCCAG ATTCAATGTCTGTGTGGAATTTGCTCAGGGAGTTTCGAATTAGGAAGGTTCACATGGCAGTGGTTCTAAATGAGTATGGTGGAACTGTTGGT ATTGTAACTTTGGAGGACGTTGTAGAAGAAATTGTTGGTGAAAtatttgatgagaatgattCCAAG GAGGAGATTCAGAAGAAAACTGGATATATTGTGCTGCAAGAGGATGGAACCTTTGATGTTGATGCTAATACATCAATTGACCAACTTTCTGAAGAATTGAATGTCAAAATACCAGAG GGTCACCAGTATGAGACAGTATCAGGTTTCATTTGCCAGTCATTTGGGTATATACCAGAAGAAGGTGCAAAGCTGGTGGTGGTTTTAGAGAAAGATGATCAGGAAGATAATGGTGAATACTCTCGCACAGAATCTGATCACCTAGATGACAAGGAAACACATCAAACTTTTGAGATTGAG GTTCTGGAAGCGAATGAGAGAAAAGTGGGTAAAGTCCGATTTAAGCCAATTGAAAATGAGCCTGTGGAACTGGAGGCCAAAGGTATCAGCCGTTTGTTCTCTACCAAAGTtgtgaaaaggaagaagaagctGGACAAGGACGACGAGAATAATGAAAGAAATGGGGATGAGATCACATCCCCGGAGGATCTAGACAGTATCTATTTACGTGAAGTGCAAATTCAGAAAAGATTCGACGATACCAACTACTATTCACCTGATGATGATAAAGAAGATGATCATGTTGGTAACTATAAACATTAA